A single Mangrovimonas sp. YM274 DNA region contains:
- a CDS encoding helix-turn-helix domain-containing protein: MDLIAVINFLLIAGVIQGFVFNLVTLFFKKKFNKVVVYLNLTVFFISLNNLQAWLGENGFSSNNFLIKELLVPWYVFILPVFYAFLLHFLQVRNQFRSYIKFTVILFSVEVIVRLCLISYVYYHVEGRDNHLILVYTSCEEILNLLFTSFIFYKSWTLVFSKQDKYKDFLTYDDIAWVKIFLKLGVFIMVLWIISIGIYVLVYKINGNEEAYYPLRLGTSILLYWIGYQGFYRYNVVQDRIFLRRSIAKRNDELQLYSLLEPNPELMEKYLAEFQTINEYIVDNQRYLDPQLNMNILAQEMNISTSHFSKLINTFSGYSFPDYINTLRIEQSKKLLADESFNQYTIVAIGLECGFNSRSTFYSAFKKFTSLTPTQYREKFT; encoded by the coding sequence ATGGATCTAATAGCTGTCATCAATTTTTTGTTAATCGCTGGTGTTATTCAGGGGTTTGTTTTCAATCTAGTCACGCTTTTTTTTAAGAAAAAATTCAATAAGGTTGTTGTGTACCTCAATTTAACCGTTTTTTTTATTTCCTTAAATAACCTTCAGGCGTGGCTTGGAGAAAATGGATTTTCTTCAAATAATTTTCTTATCAAAGAACTGTTGGTGCCGTGGTATGTGTTTATTTTACCCGTATTTTATGCTTTTTTATTACATTTTTTACAAGTAAGAAATCAGTTTAGAAGCTATATTAAATTTACGGTTATTCTATTTTCTGTTGAGGTTATAGTACGGCTTTGCTTGATTAGCTATGTCTATTATCATGTTGAAGGAAGGGACAATCATCTTATTTTAGTGTATACCTCTTGTGAAGAAATTTTAAATCTACTTTTCACTTCTTTTATTTTCTATAAATCATGGACATTAGTTTTTAGTAAACAAGATAAGTATAAAGATTTCCTAACTTATGATGATATAGCTTGGGTTAAAATTTTTTTAAAACTTGGTGTATTCATCATGGTGCTTTGGATTATTTCTATTGGAATTTATGTGCTGGTTTACAAAATTAATGGTAATGAAGAGGCCTACTATCCGTTAAGGTTAGGTACTTCGATACTTTTATATTGGATAGGGTATCAAGGTTTTTACAGGTACAATGTAGTGCAGGATCGAATTTTTTTAAGGCGTTCTATTGCCAAAAGAAATGATGAGTTGCAACTCTACAGCTTGTTGGAGCCCAATCCGGAATTGATGGAAAAGTATTTGGCCGAATTTCAAACCATCAACGAATATATTGTGGATAACCAGCGGTATCTAGATCCTCAGTTAAATATGAATATTTTAGCTCAAGAGATGAACATTAGTACTAGCCATTTTTCGAAATTGATAAACACCTTTAGCGGGTATAGTTTTCCTGATTATATTAATACTTTAAGGATAGAGCAATCCAAGAAATTATTAGCAGATGAAAGTTTTAACCAGTATACTATCGTCGCCATAGGGCTTGAATGTGGCTTTAATTCTAGATCAACTTTTTACTCGGCTTTTAAAAAGTTTACTTCACTAACTCCAACGCAATACCGCGAAAAATTCACTTGA
- the rpe gene encoding ribulose-phosphate 3-epimerase: MSSKLIAPSVLAADFANLQRDIEMVNSSDADWFHIDIMDGVFVPNISYGMPVLEAITKHAKKTIDVHLMIIDPDRYIKTFAELGANNLTVHYEACTHLHRTLQAIKTEGMKAGVALNPHTNVNVLEDTINDIDLVCIMSVNPGFGGQSFIENTYTKVKQLKDLIIRKGADTKIEIDGGVTSKNAKALVDAGADVLVAGSFVFKSTTPLATIKDLKDLANG; encoded by the coding sequence ATGAGTTCTAAATTAATAGCACCGTCCGTTTTGGCTGCCGATTTTGCCAATCTGCAAAGAGATATCGAAATGGTAAATAGTAGTGATGCCGATTGGTTTCATATTGATATTATGGATGGTGTATTTGTTCCAAACATTTCCTACGGAATGCCGGTTTTGGAAGCCATTACCAAACACGCTAAGAAAACCATAGATGTCCACTTAATGATTATCGACCCAGATAGATACATCAAAACTTTCGCTGAACTAGGGGCTAATAACCTTACCGTGCACTATGAAGCTTGTACACATTTACACAGAACGCTTCAAGCCATTAAAACCGAAGGAATGAAAGCAGGTGTAGCATTGAACCCTCATACAAACGTTAATGTTTTAGAAGATACAATCAATGATATCGATTTAGTATGCATCATGAGTGTGAACCCTGGTTTTGGGGGTCAGAGCTTTATAGAAAACACTTATACAAAAGTTAAGCAGTTAAAAGACTTAATTATTCGCAAAGGTGCAGATACAAAAATTGAAATTGACGGAGGTGTCACAAGCAAAAACGCTAAAGCATTAGTTGACGCAGGAGCTGATGTATTGGTTGCCGGCAGTTTTGTTTTTAAAAGTACGACTCCCTTAGCCACAATTAAAGATCTTAAAGACTTAGCAAACGGTTAA
- a CDS encoding polysaccharide biosynthesis/export family protein has translation MKLLLKGIILCLLATSCSTKKQVLYFQDIDEVVKTVEYPNSTIQVNDLLKINVSALEPTAAEPYNKRSNVGVQSSGGNSNQANMDAYLVSTEYTILFPILGYIDVRDKTTTELEKHITNLLVEGGHLKAPTVSVRIVNGKFTVLGEVKSPGMYTFDEQSITLTQALGMAGDLTIKGKRKDIVVIREESGIREVAHIDMTSTDWFNSPFYYIKQNDVIVVDQNYSAVKKAGIIGDLGALLGIVSFSISLALLLSR, from the coding sequence ATGAAACTACTCCTCAAGGGGATTATCCTTTGTTTGCTTGCTACTTCCTGTTCCACAAAAAAGCAGGTATTATATTTTCAAGATATTGATGAGGTTGTAAAAACTGTAGAATACCCTAATAGTACTATTCAGGTAAATGATTTATTGAAAATTAATGTCAGTGCTCTAGAGCCAACTGCGGCTGAACCTTATAACAAAAGATCTAATGTTGGAGTGCAATCTAGTGGTGGTAATTCTAATCAAGCCAATATGGATGCTTATCTCGTGTCAACAGAGTATACAATTTTGTTTCCTATATTAGGATATATAGATGTCCGTGATAAAACGACAACTGAATTGGAAAAACATATTACTAATTTATTGGTTGAAGGGGGGCATTTAAAAGCTCCTACAGTAAGCGTTCGTATTGTAAACGGAAAGTTTACGGTGTTGGGAGAAGTCAAATCTCCTGGGATGTATACGTTTGATGAGCAGAGCATAACACTTACTCAGGCCTTGGGGATGGCAGGTGATTTAACGATCAAAGGAAAACGGAAGGATATTGTAGTTATAAGGGAGGAATCTGGAATCCGCGAGGTGGCCCACATTGACATGACATCTACAGATTGGTTTAATAGTCCTTTTTATTATATTAAACAAAATGATGTAATTGTGGTCGATCAAAATTATTCGGCCGTCAAGAAGGCTGGAATTATTGGTGATCTTGGGGCGCTGTTGGGAATTGTTTCCTTTTCTATAAGTCTTGCATTGTTACTATCTAGATAA
- a CDS encoding NAD-dependent epimerase/dehydratase family protein yields the protein MKVFLTGATGYVGHELALALAQNDIKVHALVRDLKSSKIPKHKNISLLLGDIRDYDAIETAVRGCKYVFHAAAYTNLRDSNIEEFYQINVIGTHNVLKASYKNRVKRVVCTSTLAVFGPSLKDIAITENQPRLASYSNHYELTKSMSEEVVFEFVKKGLHCSILNVTKVFGPGVETFSGGVNRFIKKIMKSDILVVPSKLDVVSNYVFISDVVKAHMLALRYGESGEKYIVGGENLSYENLFVNIIKATNSKVKLIKINYRLIRTGLSAVNIIKRIVGGASGVTTTVLDSLFVNRISSSQKAISRLHYRITPFNRGLQLTLRQFNK from the coding sequence ATGAAGGTATTTTTAACAGGAGCGACGGGTTATGTAGGTCATGAGTTAGCGCTGGCATTGGCTCAGAATGATATTAAAGTGCATGCTCTGGTGCGGGATTTAAAATCATCCAAAATCCCAAAGCATAAAAATATTAGCTTGTTACTCGGTGATATCAGAGATTATGATGCAATTGAAACAGCAGTTAGAGGATGTAAATATGTGTTTCATGCGGCAGCTTACACTAATTTAAGAGATTCAAATATTGAGGAATTTTATCAAATTAATGTGATAGGTACTCATAATGTACTGAAAGCATCTTATAAAAACAGGGTGAAAAGAGTGGTGTGTACGAGCACCCTTGCTGTTTTTGGGCCTTCACTAAAGGATATTGCAATAACAGAAAATCAACCAAGGTTGGCTTCATACTCTAACCATTATGAGTTGACCAAAAGCATGTCTGAAGAAGTCGTTTTTGAATTTGTTAAAAAAGGACTGCACTGTTCAATACTTAATGTGACTAAAGTGTTTGGCCCAGGAGTAGAGACTTTTTCAGGAGGAGTAAATAGGTTCATCAAAAAAATTATGAAAAGTGATATACTGGTGGTGCCATCAAAACTTGATGTGGTTTCCAATTATGTCTTTATTTCCGATGTTGTAAAGGCACATATGCTTGCATTGAGATATGGGGAATCTGGTGAGAAATATATCGTAGGGGGTGAAAATTTGAGTTATGAAAATTTGTTTGTCAATATTATTAAAGCGACCAATTCTAAGGTAAAACTGATAAAAATAAATTATCGACTTATAAGAACAGGACTAAGCGCGGTCAACATTATTAAAAGAATAGTAGGAGGAGCCTCAGGAGTTACGACTACTGTTTTGGATTCGTTATTTGTAAATAGAATTTCAAGTTCTCAAAAGGCAATTTCAAGACTTCATTACCGTATAACGCCTTTTAATAGAGGGTTACAATTAACATTGAGGCAATTTAATAAATGA
- a CDS encoding CPBP family intramembrane glutamic endopeptidase — translation MKGQFAVPKEYSYLEAIFYFMFRGAFLLAYEFFFRGILFYESLETYNLTLSIIINTSLYVLIHAFDSQKEIFGAIPFGIVLCLFTYYTNSIWPAFIIHLALCLTYEISLFNIINFKTQKS, via the coding sequence ATGAAGGGTCAGTTCGCGGTACCCAAAGAATACAGCTATTTAGAGGCTATTTTCTATTTTATGTTTAGAGGTGCTTTTTTGTTGGCGTATGAGTTCTTTTTCAGGGGAATTTTGTTTTATGAGTCTTTAGAAACCTATAACCTTACACTATCCATTATTATTAATACATCTCTGTATGTACTCATACATGCTTTTGATAGTCAGAAGGAAATCTTTGGAGCCATTCCATTTGGGATAGTTTTGTGCCTGTTCACTTATTATACAAACAGTATTTGGCCCGCATTTATTATTCATTTGGCCCTGTGTTTAACCTACGAAATTTCTTTGTTCAATATTATCAATTTTAAAACACAGAAGTCATGA
- a CDS encoding glycosyltransferase family 2 protein → MKVSIITATYNSEATIEGCIKSVLSQDYPNIEYIIIDGASSDHTLSIINSYKQQYTNIVLVSESDKGIYDALNKGIKAATGDVVGFLHSDDFFNSTCTIGNIVATFSEGATDGVYGNLDYVSSKDTNKIVRHWQSQPFSKSLLNRGWMPAHPTVFLKKEVYTKHGLFNTEFKIAADYDMMLRIFCDKTLQFKYLPEVITKMRVGGASNRSLKNIITKSMEDYRALKFNKLSFPIWSLVLKNCSKIPQFFKKP, encoded by the coding sequence ATGAAAGTATCCATTATAACCGCTACCTATAATAGCGAAGCAACTATTGAGGGATGTATAAAATCGGTCTTATCTCAAGATTACCCTAATATTGAGTATATTATTATTGATGGTGCTTCTTCAGATCACACCTTGTCTATAATAAATTCTTATAAGCAACAGTATACTAACATTGTACTGGTTTCAGAATCTGATAAAGGGATATATGATGCCTTGAATAAAGGAATTAAAGCCGCAACAGGAGATGTTGTTGGCTTTTTGCATTCAGATGATTTTTTTAATTCCACCTGTACTATAGGGAATATAGTCGCTACCTTTTCTGAAGGGGCTACTGATGGGGTTTATGGTAACTTAGATTATGTTAGCTCCAAGGACACAAACAAGATAGTTAGACATTGGCAAAGTCAACCATTTTCTAAAAGCCTTTTGAATCGCGGATGGATGCCAGCGCATCCTACGGTATTTCTAAAAAAGGAGGTTTATACAAAACACGGTTTGTTCAATACGGAGTTTAAAATTGCCGCAGATTACGATATGATGCTTCGCATTTTTTGTGATAAAACATTGCAATTTAAATATTTGCCTGAAGTTATAACAAAAATGAGGGTTGGAGGAGCTAGCAATAGAAGTTTAAAGAATATAATCACAAAATCTATGGAGGATTATCGAGCCCTTAAATTTAATAAACTCTCTTTTCCTATTTGGTCTTTAGTGCTTAAAAATTGTTCTAAAATCCCTCAATTTTTTAAAAAACCTTAA
- a CDS encoding DUF6134 family protein yields MAVFSMLFFVAMVMSPESDDSNHKQTLEFNVFKNNRLIGEISITKQNNGTTVVYNLDSKLQAKFFMGVEIVGREKAVFRNGVLVYSSIYRSLNNKVQVDKEITFGNDSYLAIENRENIRSSLDDIKENLVGLYFKEPKGANEVYCDNQNEMVPVEAVSKGVYKVRFSATKYNTFHYDNGACSMVEAVGPMFSVTIIPAKS; encoded by the coding sequence ATGGCAGTATTTTCAATGTTGTTTTTTGTGGCTATGGTTATGTCTCCTGAATCTGATGACTCAAATCACAAACAAACCTTAGAGTTCAATGTTTTTAAAAACAATAGGCTTATTGGAGAAATTAGCATTACCAAGCAAAATAACGGGACAACGGTTGTTTATAACCTTGACAGTAAACTACAAGCAAAATTCTTTATGGGGGTTGAAATTGTGGGTAGGGAAAAAGCAGTATTTAGGAATGGTGTACTAGTTTATTCGTCCATTTATAGAAGTTTGAACAACAAGGTTCAGGTTGATAAGGAAATTACCTTTGGAAATGACTCATATTTAGCAATTGAAAACCGAGAAAATATCCGGTCATCATTGGATGATATTAAAGAGAATTTGGTTGGACTATATTTTAAGGAGCCAAAGGGAGCCAATGAGGTTTACTGCGATAATCAAAATGAAATGGTACCTGTTGAAGCTGTTTCTAAAGGGGTATATAAAGTCCGATTTTCAGCCACAAAGTACAATACTTTTCATTACGATAATGGAGCTTGCTCTATGGTAGAAGCAGTAGGCCCAATGTTTAGTGTTACTATTATACCAGCAAAGTCATGA
- a CDS encoding glycosyltransferase family 4 protein — translation MKVVFLLSLLQLLTIILTTMNPIIYNFFRGDYVYLWLLVPSFLAFIISFSALPVVIHVAKTKHLVDEPGIRSVHKKGIPTLGGVGIFLGISVVLSLLGSMLYDNKILTLLAGLIVLFFLGIKDDLLVLSPRKKFIGQVFSSLVVIMITDIRIMNFSGIFDVGELPYAISVLFTLFVYVLIINAYNLIDGVDGLAGCIGLLASTCFGMFFCMTEQFVLAAISFITVGALLPFLRHNFSSRQKIFMGDTGSMIIGFLLAFQAVNFIWYSQIQEANSFSNSAPVIALAILFFPLFDTFRVFCIRMFILKKSPFHPDTNHIHHRIIGNGFKHWQTTFIISITSLMIVLISVNVLFLPIGWQLVLLTSIGTIAFMSIMRLRLIKVKGQIKLKFKLT, via the coding sequence TTGAAAGTTGTATTTTTGTTATCCTTATTACAGCTATTAACAATTATCTTAACAACCATGAATCCGATTATTTATAATTTTTTTAGGGGCGATTATGTTTACCTGTGGTTGCTTGTGCCAAGTTTCTTGGCGTTTATCATTTCTTTTTCTGCATTGCCAGTAGTTATTCACGTGGCAAAAACAAAACATCTTGTGGATGAGCCTGGGATAAGGAGCGTTCATAAAAAAGGGATTCCAACCTTGGGTGGAGTTGGAATTTTTCTAGGGATATCGGTGGTACTTTCCTTATTGGGAAGTATGTTGTATGACAACAAAATTTTGACGCTTTTAGCAGGGCTCATAGTCTTATTTTTTCTTGGAATTAAAGATGATTTGTTGGTTCTGTCACCTAGGAAAAAGTTTATAGGCCAAGTATTTAGTTCCCTAGTGGTTATTATGATTACGGATATTCGAATTATGAATTTTTCTGGTATTTTTGATGTTGGAGAATTACCTTATGCAATATCTGTGTTGTTTACATTGTTTGTTTATGTGTTGATTATAAATGCCTATAATTTGATTGATGGTGTCGATGGGTTAGCAGGTTGTATAGGGCTGCTTGCAAGTACTTGTTTTGGGATGTTTTTTTGCATGACCGAGCAGTTTGTTCTAGCTGCAATTTCTTTTATTACAGTTGGAGCCTTGTTGCCATTTTTAAGACATAATTTCTCGAGTAGACAAAAAATTTTCATGGGTGATACCGGGTCTATGATTATTGGATTTTTACTAGCCTTTCAAGCCGTAAATTTTATTTGGTATAGTCAAATACAAGAAGCTAATTCATTCAGTAATTCGGCTCCGGTCATCGCTTTGGCCATATTGTTTTTTCCATTATTTGATACATTTAGGGTATTTTGTATCCGTATGTTTATATTGAAGAAAAGTCCATTTCATCCGGATACAAATCATATCCATCATCGTATCATAGGGAATGGTTTTAAGCATTGGCAAACTACCTTTATCATTTCAATAACTTCTCTAATGATTGTATTAATTTCTGTGAATGTATTATTCTTACCTATTGGTTGGCAGTTGGTATTGTTAACTAGTATTGGGACTATTGCATTTATGAGTATCATGCGATTAAGGTTAATTAAAGTTAAAGGGCAGATAAAGCTGAAATTTAAGCTTACCTAA
- a CDS encoding GumC family protein produces MTNSTSKIPNNDSKIDLKEELSKYLSHWPWFLLSIAVAVLVAYFYSRYTPDTFRTTAKIRVLDEGKGLELPTSAFVFKRSSINLDNDMELIKSKRLLTKVVEDLNLTITYTQIGKFRDTELWPAPFRVVERSKTSLAGLTFTIEVVSGGYVISNEQEKYSDFSVKGYVVNAGEYGLPFSIIPRSESEMARNIGNLYLVRFGSIGGVARSLAWQLQIGRHNSSGDILTISLNGTNKKKSEDIINKVVEQFNLDGIQDRQLVHKRTMDFVDDRFVFLATELDSIEKEKEDFKVNHNLISIEADVGFSMGRKVESDQAVFDLETQKALAEFLKESLNTGDGFNLLPESIGLEDTNANNLIVHYNVLVQERDDLIVSAGSGNPRVISLEENLEKIQDNLNESINNYLDQLKVAESQIKRRKIESQGLVASVPEKETLLRAIERQQKIKETLYLFLLQKREEAAINFAITADSIKVLDNATTSGPISPDRNKIYIMAILAGLLIPLGIIYGVNYLDTKIHGKNQLERQVPEIPVIGEIPLVEDQKLFLNAHDKSMLAESFRILTTNVNYALGKKGGSAKIVYVTSTIKGEGKTFVATNLALAFASVNHKVLLIGADLRNPQLHNNLKLKKTDKGLSDYLFDTTMDYKDLIIHPKIVNRQNFSVLLAGTIPPNPSELFVNGRFETMLEELKKGYDYIVIDTAPTLLVTDTLLISQYSDVTLYVTRSNYTDKNILDFSKELNRDQKLKNLNYVLNGVGGLKSKGYGYNYGYGYGYEAYNEKLLWYKRIFSRV; encoded by the coding sequence ATGACAAATTCTACCTCAAAAATACCAAATAACGATTCTAAGATTGATTTAAAAGAAGAATTAAGTAAATACCTAAGCCATTGGCCTTGGTTTTTACTTTCAATTGCTGTGGCTGTCTTGGTGGCTTATTTTTATTCCAGATATACGCCAGATACTTTTAGGACAACCGCCAAGATACGCGTTTTGGATGAAGGAAAAGGACTTGAATTGCCTACATCGGCTTTCGTGTTTAAACGCTCTTCTATTAACTTAGATAATGATATGGAACTCATTAAATCTAAGCGTTTATTAACGAAGGTTGTGGAAGATTTAAATTTAACAATTACGTATACTCAAATTGGAAAATTTCGCGATACCGAATTATGGCCTGCTCCATTTAGAGTGGTGGAAAGATCGAAGACATCTCTGGCCGGATTGACCTTTACAATTGAAGTTGTATCAGGTGGGTATGTGATTAGCAATGAACAAGAAAAGTATTCTGATTTTAGTGTAAAAGGATATGTTGTTAATGCAGGGGAGTATGGATTGCCTTTTTCTATTATACCTAGGTCTGAGTCAGAAATGGCCAGGAATATTGGGAACCTTTATTTAGTAAGGTTTGGTTCGATTGGAGGTGTTGCCAGGAGTTTAGCTTGGCAATTACAAATTGGGCGACATAATAGTAGTGGAGATATTTTAACGATTAGTTTAAATGGAACCAATAAAAAGAAATCGGAAGATATTATTAATAAAGTGGTGGAGCAATTCAATCTGGACGGAATTCAAGATCGTCAATTAGTGCATAAAAGAACCATGGATTTTGTGGATGACCGTTTTGTTTTTTTAGCTACAGAATTGGACTCTATTGAAAAAGAAAAGGAAGATTTTAAGGTGAATCACAATTTGATTTCTATTGAAGCGGATGTAGGCTTTAGTATGGGGAGGAAGGTAGAGTCTGATCAAGCAGTATTTGATTTGGAAACCCAAAAGGCTTTAGCGGAATTTTTAAAGGAATCTCTCAATACTGGAGACGGATTTAATTTGTTGCCAGAGAGTATCGGCTTGGAGGATACCAATGCTAATAATTTAATTGTTCATTACAATGTCTTGGTGCAAGAAAGGGATGATTTGATAGTCAGTGCAGGAAGCGGGAATCCAAGGGTTATTAGTCTTGAAGAAAACCTGGAGAAAATACAAGACAACTTAAATGAGTCTATAAATAATTATTTGGATCAACTTAAGGTTGCCGAATCACAAATTAAACGTAGGAAAATTGAATCTCAGGGTTTAGTTGCTAGTGTCCCTGAGAAGGAAACGCTGCTAAGGGCTATCGAGCGCCAGCAAAAAATAAAAGAGACCTTATATCTGTTTTTACTTCAAAAACGAGAGGAGGCTGCAATTAATTTCGCGATTACAGCAGACTCTATTAAGGTTTTGGATAATGCGACTACTTCGGGGCCTATTTCTCCTGATAGAAATAAGATTTACATTATGGCAATTTTGGCTGGTTTGTTAATTCCTCTAGGAATTATCTATGGAGTGAATTATTTGGATACCAAAATACATGGGAAGAATCAGTTAGAAAGGCAAGTGCCTGAAATTCCGGTGATAGGGGAGATTCCTTTGGTAGAGGATCAAAAGTTATTTTTAAATGCGCATGACAAAAGTATGTTGGCTGAATCCTTTAGAATCTTAACTACGAATGTTAATTACGCATTAGGAAAAAAGGGTGGCTCAGCTAAAATAGTATATGTGACTTCGACAATTAAAGGAGAAGGGAAAACCTTTGTGGCTACTAATTTAGCCTTGGCTTTTGCTAGTGTAAATCATAAAGTACTGCTTATTGGTGCAGATTTAAGGAACCCTCAATTACATAATAATTTAAAATTGAAGAAAACAGATAAGGGCCTTTCCGATTATTTGTTTGATACTACTATGGATTATAAGGATTTGATTATTCATCCTAAGATTGTAAATAGACAAAATTTCAGTGTTTTGCTGGCAGGGACTATACCTCCAAACCCGTCAGAGTTATTTGTTAATGGTCGATTTGAAACTATGTTGGAAGAATTGAAAAAGGGGTATGATTATATTGTTATTGATACCGCTCCAACCTTATTGGTAACAGATACGTTATTAATTTCTCAATACTCGGATGTCACGTTATACGTAACAAGATCTAACTATACCGATAAGAATATTTTAGATTTTTCAAAGGAACTCAATCGGGACCAAAAACTTAAAAACTTGAATTATGTTCTTAATGGTGTAGGGGGATTGAAGTCAAAGGGCTACGGGTATAACTATGGGTATGGTTACGGTTATGAAGCCTATAATGAAAAATTACTTTGGTACAAACGTATTTTCTCGCGAGTATAA
- a CDS encoding RNA polymerase sigma factor RpoD/SigA: MRQLKITKQVTNRETASLDKYLQEIGKVDLITADEEVELAQRIKAGDQVALEKLTKANLRFVVSVAKQYQNQGLTLPDLINEGNLGLIKAAQRFDETRGFKFISYAVWWIRQSILQALAEQSRIVRLPLNKIGSINKINKTFAFLEQSHERPPSAEEIAKELDMTINDVKESMKNSGRHVSMDAPLVEGEDSNLYDVLRSGESPNPDKDLLHESLRTEIERALETLTPREADVIRLYFGLGDQHPMTLEEIGETFDLTRERVRQIKEKAIRRLKHTSRSKILKTYLG, from the coding sequence ATGAGACAACTTAAAATTACCAAGCAGGTTACCAATAGAGAAACTGCTTCATTAGACAAGTATTTGCAGGAGATAGGAAAGGTAGATTTGATTACCGCCGATGAAGAAGTAGAATTGGCTCAACGCATCAAAGCAGGTGACCAAGTAGCTTTGGAAAAATTAACAAAAGCCAATTTGCGTTTTGTGGTTTCTGTGGCAAAGCAATATCAAAACCAGGGGTTAACCCTACCCGATTTGATCAACGAAGGTAATTTAGGATTAATAAAAGCAGCCCAAAGATTTGACGAAACAAGAGGTTTCAAATTTATCTCTTATGCTGTGTGGTGGATTCGTCAATCCATTCTTCAAGCTTTGGCTGAGCAATCTAGAATTGTTCGTTTACCATTGAATAAAATTGGTTCTATCAATAAAATCAACAAAACTTTTGCTTTTTTGGAGCAAAGTCATGAACGCCCTCCAAGTGCAGAAGAAATAGCCAAGGAATTGGACATGACCATTAATGACGTTAAAGAATCCATGAAAAATTCTGGCCGTCATGTAAGTATGGACGCGCCATTGGTTGAGGGAGAAGACTCTAATTTGTATGACGTATTGCGAAGTGGAGAATCTCCAAACCCAGATAAAGATTTATTGCACGAATCTTTACGTACTGAAATTGAGCGTGCTTTGGAAACGCTTACACCCCGTGAAGCAGATGTCATCCGTTTATATTTTGGTTTGGGAGATCAACACCCAATGACACTTGAAGAAATAGGCGAAACTTTCGATTTAACTAGAGAAAGAGTCCGTCAAATTAAAGAAAAAGCCATTCGTAGGTTGAAACATACTTCACGAAGCAAAATATTGAAAACATATTTAGGTTAG